A genome region from Stenotrophomonas maltophilia includes the following:
- a CDS encoding VapE domain-containing protein, which yields MHTPHPTQDIVPAFLQAMHAHGIVPDARGRDALNADGTLVRFHVEGDRRGTRNGWAVLFGDHVPAGEFGSWRTGTRHAWCAKSPTALSAAEQRAIRQRQEAARSERERHQREREDAAAKAANVLWNRAIPADVQHPYLVRKGIHAHGLRVAPWPVRNSDGLVFRHIDNALLVPVMNSAGRIVSLQAIFPRVDPALGRDKDFLSGGRKQGCFHVIGKPSPGQPIAIAEGYATAASIHQATGWCVVVAWDAGNLGAVARAWRGAMPDASFVLCADNDQWTRQPLDNPGVTLATQAAADIDARVAWPEFAALHGDDDRPTDFNELHLREGLDAVRTQLLPPAPPAAGDDVAPDDAPSSASARYQVPGNLSAFDAFTPFPDTSARGRPLPTARNLAELCRRTGVTVRYNVIRKDLEILVPGLHTTVDNAKEVAAGEVMDCMHRAGMATASFETNLCQVAEANPYNPVASWITSRPWDGQSRLQAFFDTVQEAQPTRMADGRVLKEVLMRRWLISGVAAAFEPDGVVARGVLTFVSKQNLGKTRWARQLAPAELQLIADGVVLDPANKDSVKQVISKWIVELGEVDATFRRTDIAALKSFISRSHDEIRRPYARTESRYARRTILFASVNDERFLRDATGNTRWWTVHAVALGEPARIDMQQVWAEAHALYCSGETWHLTAEELDALNATNSEHEPISPIAELIDRHFDWSLPAEHWSAHYRATEIVIAVGIDKPNRREVNEAAAYVVKRHGVRTRVVGKERAKVWLMPERRRTLAEHAAGPF from the coding sequence ATGCACACACCGCATCCCACGCAGGACATCGTTCCCGCGTTCCTGCAGGCCATGCACGCGCACGGCATCGTGCCGGACGCGCGCGGCCGCGACGCGCTCAACGCCGATGGCACGCTGGTGCGTTTCCATGTGGAAGGCGACCGTCGTGGCACGCGCAACGGGTGGGCCGTGTTGTTTGGAGACCACGTGCCGGCCGGCGAGTTCGGCAGCTGGCGGACCGGCACCCGCCATGCCTGGTGCGCGAAATCGCCGACCGCGTTGAGCGCCGCCGAGCAGCGCGCCATCCGGCAACGCCAGGAAGCGGCCCGCAGCGAGCGCGAACGGCATCAGCGCGAGCGCGAGGACGCCGCCGCCAAGGCCGCCAACGTGCTGTGGAACCGTGCCATTCCCGCCGACGTCCAGCACCCCTATCTGGTACGCAAGGGCATCCACGCACATGGCCTGCGCGTGGCGCCGTGGCCGGTGCGCAACAGCGATGGCCTGGTCTTCCGCCATATCGACAATGCCTTGCTGGTGCCGGTGATGAACAGCGCGGGCCGTATCGTCTCGTTGCAGGCGATCTTTCCCCGCGTGGATCCAGCACTTGGCCGCGACAAGGACTTCCTTTCCGGTGGCCGCAAGCAGGGCTGCTTCCATGTCATCGGCAAGCCGTCCCCTGGCCAACCGATCGCCATTGCAGAGGGCTATGCCACCGCCGCATCCATCCACCAGGCCACGGGCTGGTGCGTAGTGGTGGCCTGGGATGCAGGCAACCTTGGCGCGGTCGCCCGGGCCTGGCGCGGCGCCATGCCGGACGCATCGTTCGTGCTGTGTGCCGACAACGATCAATGGACGCGGCAGCCGCTGGACAACCCGGGCGTCACCCTGGCCACGCAGGCTGCCGCGGACATCGATGCCCGCGTGGCCTGGCCCGAGTTCGCCGCGCTGCATGGCGACGATGACCGTCCTACCGACTTCAACGAGCTGCACCTGCGTGAAGGGCTGGACGCCGTGCGTACCCAGCTGTTGCCTCCCGCACCGCCCGCAGCAGGCGACGACGTGGCGCCGGACGATGCGCCGTCATCGGCCAGCGCGCGTTACCAGGTGCCTGGCAACCTGTCCGCATTCGATGCCTTCACCCCGTTTCCCGACACCAGCGCGCGCGGGCGGCCGTTGCCAACGGCCCGCAACCTGGCCGAGCTGTGCCGTCGTACCGGTGTGACCGTGCGCTACAACGTCATCCGCAAGGACCTGGAAATCCTGGTCCCGGGGCTGCACACGACCGTGGACAACGCCAAGGAAGTCGCGGCGGGCGAAGTGATGGATTGCATGCACCGCGCCGGCATGGCCACCGCCAGCTTCGAGACCAACCTGTGCCAGGTGGCCGAAGCCAATCCCTACAACCCGGTCGCAAGCTGGATCACCTCACGGCCGTGGGATGGCCAGTCCCGCCTGCAGGCGTTCTTCGACACCGTGCAGGAAGCCCAGCCCACGCGCATGGCCGACGGCCGCGTGCTGAAGGAGGTCCTGATGAGGCGCTGGCTGATCTCCGGCGTGGCGGCCGCCTTTGAGCCCGATGGCGTGGTCGCGCGCGGCGTACTGACGTTCGTCTCGAAGCAGAACCTGGGCAAGACGCGCTGGGCACGGCAGCTGGCGCCGGCCGAGCTGCAGCTGATCGCCGATGGCGTGGTGCTCGATCCGGCCAACAAGGACAGCGTCAAGCAGGTCATCTCCAAGTGGATCGTCGAACTGGGCGAGGTCGATGCCACCTTCCGCCGTACCGATATCGCGGCGCTGAAATCATTCATCTCGCGCAGCCATGACGAGATCCGCCGCCCCTACGCGCGCACCGAATCCCGCTACGCACGGCGCACCATCCTGTTTGCCAGTGTCAACGACGAACGCTTCCTGCGCGATGCCACCGGCAACACCCGCTGGTGGACCGTGCACGCCGTGGCGCTGGGCGAACCGGCACGGATCGACATGCAGCAGGTCTGGGCAGAGGCCCATGCGCTGTACTGCAGCGGCGAGACCTGGCACCTGACTGCCGAGGAACTGGATGCGCTGAATGCCACCAACAGCGAACACGAACCCATCTCGCCGATCGCCGAACTGATCGATCG
- a CDS encoding DUF2946 family protein, producing the protein MLLVLLAPLVSRWLAHGHVAAAVPMAAMDHSQHAQHAMEGHHGHHAMAIQQGEAATKPAVDPHAEHEMGVDCDYCLIAARLITLLVAALLLLAPVVSICHALRGAVQALPQRVSGTLGARGPPAFMAA; encoded by the coding sequence ATGCTGCTGGTGCTGCTTGCCCCGCTGGTGAGCCGCTGGCTGGCGCATGGTCACGTTGCAGCGGCTGTGCCGATGGCGGCGATGGATCATTCCCAGCATGCGCAGCATGCGATGGAGGGCCATCACGGGCACCACGCGATGGCGATACAGCAGGGCGAGGCCGCAACGAAGCCGGCCGTCGATCCACACGCCGAGCATGAGATGGGCGTGGACTGCGACTACTGCCTGATCGCCGCACGGCTGATCACCCTGCTGGTGGCGGCATTGCTGCTGCTGGCACCGGTGGTATCGATATGCCATGCGTTGCGGGGTGCAGTGCAGGCGTTGCCACAGCGGGTCAGCGGCACATTGGGAGCGCGCGGGCCACCGGCCTTCATGGCTGCCTGA
- a CDS encoding TonB-dependent receptor has translation MKTNPNSARLRRATLPVTCALLLHSASVLAADAAPPTTLDTVRVIDTRSGELSSTASAGSALGLSVLQIPASLTVISRAQLEQRGDTNLNDAISRAGAISAMPHPGNGLSALSSRGFTDGASVMRLYDGLRQYGGVGITFPFDTWSIERIEVLRGPASVIHGDGAIGGVINIVPKKPTRGAIENEISVTVGSEDTARLGFGSGGALTPELAYRVDVSGNYSGGWVDRGRSSDATFSGALLWQPRTDLKLTLTHAQGHQKPMRYFGTPLVDGRQLDALRHRNYNVEDSDIRFRDRWTQLDALWTPNANVEWRTRVYQIDSQRDWRNAEAYVYNPRTGLIDRSGNTQITHNQDQTGLTSTLRVQGSVGGLQNNFAVGLDANRAHFKHTNNTYAGSSGPVDPFHPVPGQFASDAPNLPRYRNGAEQYALFVEDHLTLSERWSVLGGLRHDRARIERTYLISGQSAFSKTYSSTGWRAGTVFALRPTLSLYAQYSQAADPVSGLLMISPANGAFDLAKGRQVEVGLKQAFDGGEWTLAAYRIRKTGLLSRDPLVPDRRVQVGAQTSRGIEASLNWAFAPRWSLDANATVLKAGFEDFLETTGSPAVLVPRDGNVPPNVAERLANVWVSWQFLPDWSAAAGVRYVGKRYADNANTLELPGYSTTDLALTWQASPRTRLSARLFNVFDKAYYATAYYTSTQWLLGPDRRVEFTVDHRF, from the coding sequence ATGAAAACGAACCCCAACTCCGCGCGCCTGCGCCGGGCGACGCTGCCTGTGACGTGCGCGTTGCTCCTGCACAGCGCCTCCGTACTTGCCGCCGATGCGGCACCACCGACCACGCTGGATACCGTACGCGTGATCGACACCCGCAGCGGCGAGCTGTCATCCACCGCCAGCGCAGGCTCTGCGTTGGGCCTGAGCGTGCTGCAGATACCGGCCAGCCTGACGGTGATTTCGCGCGCGCAGCTGGAACAGCGCGGCGACACCAACCTCAACGATGCGATCAGCCGCGCCGGTGCGATCAGTGCGATGCCGCACCCGGGCAATGGCCTGAGTGCGCTGTCCAGCCGTGGCTTCACCGACGGCGCTTCAGTGATGCGCCTGTACGATGGGCTGCGCCAGTACGGCGGCGTGGGCATCACGTTCCCGTTCGATACCTGGTCCATCGAGCGCATCGAAGTGCTGCGGGGTCCGGCCTCGGTCATCCATGGCGATGGTGCCATCGGCGGGGTCATCAACATCGTGCCGAAGAAGCCGACGCGCGGTGCCATCGAGAACGAGATCAGCGTGACCGTGGGCAGCGAGGACACCGCACGCCTGGGCTTCGGCAGTGGCGGCGCGCTGACGCCAGAGCTGGCCTACCGCGTGGACGTGAGCGGCAACTACAGCGGTGGCTGGGTTGATCGCGGGCGAAGCAGTGATGCCACCTTCTCCGGCGCACTGCTGTGGCAGCCACGCACGGACCTGAAGCTGACCCTGACCCATGCGCAGGGCCACCAGAAGCCGATGCGCTACTTCGGTACGCCCCTGGTGGATGGCCGACAGTTGGACGCACTGCGCCACCGCAACTACAACGTGGAAGACAGTGACATCCGCTTTCGTGACCGCTGGACGCAACTCGATGCGCTGTGGACACCGAATGCGAACGTGGAATGGCGCACGCGCGTCTACCAGATCGACAGCCAGCGCGACTGGCGCAATGCCGAGGCCTATGTCTACAACCCGCGAACCGGGTTGATCGATCGTTCGGGCAATACCCAGATCACCCACAACCAGGACCAGACCGGCCTGACCTCGACGCTGCGCGTGCAGGGCAGTGTGGGGGGGCTGCAGAACAATTTTGCCGTAGGCCTGGACGCCAACCGTGCGCACTTCAAGCACACCAACAACACCTACGCCGGCAGCTCCGGCCCGGTCGATCCGTTCCATCCGGTGCCGGGGCAGTTCGCCAGCGATGCGCCGAACCTGCCGCGCTATCGCAATGGTGCCGAGCAGTACGCGCTGTTCGTGGAAGACCACCTGACGTTGAGCGAGCGTTGGTCGGTGCTGGGTGGGCTGCGCCATGACCGCGCACGCATCGAACGCACCTATCTGATCAGCGGCCAGAGCGCATTCTCGAAGACCTACAGCAGCACCGGCTGGCGCGCAGGCACGGTGTTCGCGCTGCGCCCGACGTTGAGCCTCTACGCGCAGTACTCGCAGGCGGCGGACCCGGTCAGCGGCCTGCTGATGATCAGCCCGGCCAACGGTGCTTTCGACCTCGCCAAGGGACGGCAGGTCGAGGTGGGCCTGAAGCAGGCGTTTGACGGTGGCGAGTGGACCCTGGCGGCCTATCGCATCCGCAAGACCGGCTTGCTCAGCCGCGACCCGCTGGTGCCGGATCGCCGGGTACAGGTGGGCGCGCAGACCTCGCGCGGCATCGAGGCATCGTTGAACTGGGCCTTCGCGCCGCGGTGGTCGCTCGATGCCAATGCCACGGTGCTGAAGGCCGGGTTCGAGGACTTCCTGGAAACCACCGGTTCGCCGGCAGTACTGGTCCCGCGCGATGGCAATGTGCCGCCGAACGTGGCTGAGCGCCTGGCCAATGTGTGGGTGAGCTGGCAGTTCCTGCCCGACTGGAGCGCGGCCGCAGGCGTGCGTTACGTCGGCAAGCGCTACGCCGACAATGCCAACACCCTGGAACTGCCCGGCTACAGCACCACCGACCTGGCGCTGACCTGGCAGGCGTCACCGCGCACGCGGTTGTCGGCGCGCCTGTTCAATGTGTTCGACAAGGCGTACTACGCCACGGCGTACTACACCAGTACCCAATGGCTGCTGGGACCGGATCGGCGCGTCGAGTTCACCGTCGACCATCGGTTCTGA
- a CDS encoding PepSY-associated TM helix domain-containing protein has product MSLRSTAKRWTYLVHRWLGIGGCLLMLLWFISGMVMLFIGYPKLTPGERLAALPVLGDAGDWRGLSALPDAVQAEPEAVALTTVGGEAAYVVRSGSNVGAWSVRTGQALLPVSAQRAEASAAQFAGGQAFVGAMRVDEDRWTHSRALDAHRPLYRVEVGGAQPGDVYVSSHTGEVVLDAPRVQQRWNYVGAWLHWLYFLRMQSVDPVWTWVVIVLSALCTVAAISGIVVGVWRWRFRGHYRTGAKTPYVEPWMRWHHLIGLVAAAFVFTWIFSGLMSMNPLGVFSSTREAIDSERYRGGAAAVDGMLGEPAALLAAAGARNFRPVEVQWRRIGGELFAVLLDGRGDTRIVSSADGELQVLRKLPADWLQQKVRAMSDAPMQGFAVQQAPDAYFYPRSPEAMNGAAVRRFPVAVADFGDAEATRVYLDLATGDPLLTMGHRERVGRWLFYFLHSWDLPAMLRFDSARLAVLLLLSVAGTALCATAVVIGYRRLRMKLRRRRR; this is encoded by the coding sequence ATGTCGTTGCGTTCCACTGCCAAGCGCTGGACCTATCTGGTGCACCGCTGGCTGGGCATCGGCGGATGCCTGTTGATGCTGCTGTGGTTCATCAGCGGCATGGTGATGCTGTTCATCGGCTACCCGAAGTTGACGCCCGGCGAGCGGCTGGCAGCGTTGCCGGTGCTGGGTGACGCAGGGGATTGGCGAGGACTGTCGGCGCTGCCGGATGCTGTACAGGCCGAACCGGAAGCCGTGGCCCTGACCACGGTGGGCGGTGAAGCGGCGTATGTAGTGCGCAGCGGCAGCAACGTCGGTGCGTGGTCGGTACGGACCGGCCAGGCGCTGCTGCCGGTTTCCGCCCAGCGCGCCGAAGCGTCGGCCGCGCAGTTCGCCGGTGGGCAGGCCTTCGTTGGGGCGATGCGCGTGGATGAGGACCGCTGGACCCATTCGCGCGCGCTGGATGCGCATCGGCCACTGTACCGGGTCGAGGTGGGCGGCGCGCAGCCGGGGGATGTGTATGTGTCCTCGCACACCGGCGAAGTGGTGCTGGACGCGCCGCGCGTGCAGCAGCGCTGGAATTACGTGGGTGCGTGGCTGCACTGGCTGTACTTCCTGCGCATGCAGTCGGTCGATCCGGTGTGGACGTGGGTGGTGATCGTGCTTTCAGCGTTGTGCACGGTGGCGGCAATCAGCGGCATCGTGGTGGGTGTGTGGCGCTGGCGCTTCCGTGGGCACTACCGCACTGGCGCGAAGACGCCGTATGTCGAGCCGTGGATGCGTTGGCACCACCTGATCGGGCTGGTGGCAGCGGCATTCGTGTTCACCTGGATCTTCAGCGGACTGATGTCGATGAACCCTTTGGGCGTCTTCAGCAGCACGCGCGAGGCGATCGACAGTGAACGCTATCGTGGCGGCGCGGCAGCCGTGGATGGAATGCTGGGTGAGCCTGCAGCACTGCTGGCGGCGGCGGGTGCCCGGAACTTCAGGCCAGTGGAGGTCCAGTGGCGGCGCATCGGCGGCGAACTGTTCGCAGTGTTGCTGGATGGGCGGGGTGATACCCGCATCGTGTCCAGCGCAGATGGAGAACTGCAGGTCTTGCGGAAACTGCCTGCGGATTGGCTGCAGCAGAAGGTGCGCGCCATGTCTGATGCGCCGATGCAGGGATTCGCGGTCCAGCAGGCGCCGGACGCGTACTTCTATCCGCGCTCACCTGAAGCGATGAACGGTGCAGCCGTACGCCGCTTCCCGGTGGCGGTGGCGGACTTCGGTGATGCAGAGGCGACGCGCGTCTATCTCGACCTGGCCACCGGCGATCCACTGCTGACGATGGGACATCGGGAGCGTGTCGGGCGCTGGCTGTTCTACTTCCTGCACAGCTGGGACCTGCCGGCGATGCTGCGCTTCGATAGCGCCCGATTGGCTGTTCTGCTGTTGTTGAGCGTTGCGGGTACGGCGTTGTGCGCGACGGCCGTAGTGATTGGCTACCGCCGGTTGCGGATGAAGCTGCGGCGCCGGCGACGCTGA
- a CDS encoding MFS transporter: protein MSLANRARAEQHATRAAFFIPGFATALWATLVPFAKARTDINDATLGLVLLCLGAGSLLAMPLSGVLAARLGCRRVMVASSLLICLTVPGLELASSAWALGLVLFVFGAAVGAMDCTMNVQAVIVEREARRVMMSGFHAFFSIGGFLGAATMTVLMSAQLPPLASVLIGVGAMLLVMLLSAGYWHSERMPHDTPMLAMPHGIVLFIGVLAFVAFLGEGAMLDWSAVFLSDVRRVDASLAGIGYVTFTLTMTVARLFGDALVSRVGRQRAIVFGALLAASGVLVLTLVTPWQISLAGYVLVGLGCANIAPALFSLAGHQNRMPGALAITAVSTLGFAGILAGPALIGFAANHFGLIAAFIGVAMALLLVAVSTRWLRM from the coding sequence ATGTCCCTCGCCAACCGCGCGCGTGCCGAACAGCACGCGACCCGCGCTGCATTCTTCATTCCCGGCTTCGCCACCGCGCTGTGGGCCACGCTGGTGCCGTTCGCCAAGGCACGCACCGACATCAACGACGCCACATTGGGCCTGGTGCTGCTCTGCCTCGGAGCGGGTTCGCTGCTGGCAATGCCCTTGTCCGGCGTGCTGGCCGCGCGCCTGGGCTGCCGCCGGGTGATGGTGGCCAGCAGCCTGCTGATCTGCCTGACCGTTCCCGGCCTGGAATTGGCCAGCTCGGCGTGGGCGCTGGGCCTGGTGTTGTTCGTGTTTGGTGCCGCCGTGGGTGCGATGGACTGCACGATGAACGTACAGGCGGTGATCGTCGAGCGCGAGGCGCGTCGCGTGATGATGTCCGGCTTCCACGCTTTCTTCAGCATCGGCGGCTTCCTCGGCGCGGCCACCATGACCGTGCTGATGTCAGCGCAGCTGCCACCGCTGGCGTCGGTACTGATCGGCGTCGGCGCCATGCTGCTGGTGATGCTGCTGTCAGCGGGGTACTGGCACAGCGAACGCATGCCCCATGACACCCCGATGCTGGCCATGCCCCATGGCATCGTGCTGTTCATTGGCGTACTGGCCTTCGTCGCCTTCCTGGGTGAAGGCGCGATGCTGGACTGGAGCGCGGTGTTCCTCAGTGATGTACGCCGCGTCGATGCCAGCCTGGCGGGCATCGGCTATGTGACCTTCACCCTGACCATGACCGTCGCCCGTCTGTTCGGCGATGCACTGGTCTCGCGCGTGGGACGCCAACGCGCGATCGTGTTCGGTGCACTGCTCGCTGCCAGCGGCGTGCTGGTGCTGACCCTGGTCACGCCGTGGCAGATATCGTTGGCCGGATACGTGCTGGTCGGCCTCGGCTGCGCCAACATCGCGCCGGCGCTGTTCTCGCTGGCCGGCCATCAGAACCGCATGCCCGGTGCGCTGGCGATCACCGCCGTTTCCACGCTGGGCTTTGCCGGCATCCTCGCCGGCCCGGCACTGATCGGCTTTGCCGCCAATCATTTCGGTCTGATTGCTGCGTTCATCGGCGTGGCCATGGCCTTGCTGCTGGTGGCGGTGTCCACCCGTTGGCTGCGGATGTAG
- a CDS encoding DeoR/GlpR family DNA-binding transcription regulator: MSSDPSPLPAQRTRQILEELRQQGRVVAAELARRYAVSEDSIRRDLRELAAQGLCQRVYGGAVLPPPKERPLRERLTRDRGDKAELAARVCALLQPGQVVLLDAGSTNLAIAQQLPAALGLTVITNAPQIATAASLHEGTSAQLIGGRLAGGGGAVGAEALAQVQRLRADVYLPGPCAVDGDTGVWAMDAEEATLKRAMVACSSRIIVAATTEKLGARGHWQIASLDEIDDLVLTTSAPPALAARFHAAGIAVHPTPP, from the coding sequence ATGAGCTCCGATCCCAGCCCCCTCCCCGCCCAGCGCACCCGGCAGATCCTTGAGGAACTGCGCCAGCAGGGCCGCGTGGTGGCCGCCGAACTGGCGCGCCGCTACGCCGTTTCCGAAGATTCGATCCGCCGCGACCTGCGCGAACTCGCCGCCCAGGGCCTGTGCCAGCGCGTCTACGGCGGTGCCGTGCTGCCGCCGCCGAAGGAACGCCCGCTGCGCGAGCGCCTGACCCGCGACCGTGGCGACAAGGCCGAGCTGGCCGCCCGCGTCTGCGCACTGCTGCAGCCCGGCCAGGTGGTGCTGCTTGATGCGGGCTCGACCAACCTGGCCATTGCCCAGCAGCTGCCCGCCGCCCTCGGGCTGACGGTGATCACCAATGCCCCGCAGATCGCCACCGCCGCCAGCCTGCATGAAGGCACCTCCGCGCAGCTGATCGGCGGCCGCCTGGCCGGCGGTGGCGGTGCAGTCGGCGCCGAGGCATTGGCCCAGGTGCAGCGCCTGCGTGCCGACGTGTACCTGCCCGGCCCGTGCGCGGTGGACGGCGACACCGGCGTGTGGGCGATGGATGCCGAGGAAGCTACGCTCAAACGCGCGATGGTGGCCTGCAGCAGCCGCATCATCGTCGCCGCCACCACGGAGAAGCTCGGTGCCCGCGGCCACTGGCAGATCGCCAGCCTGGACGAGATCGACGATCTGGTGCTCACCACATCGGCACCGCCCGCGCTGGCCGCGCGTTTCCACGCCGCCGGCATCGCGGTACACCCCACTCCGCCCTGA
- the smqnr gene encoding SmQnr family pentapeptide repeat protein, with protein sequence MSPTVHRRLRIGADQYTGQKVVDQQFHECDFSGADLTGTEFINCSFYDADTRAGCRFNGATLKEASFRSCDISMCHFSFIKALGLEISECRAQGADFSNASFMNQITTRSWFCSAFIKKSNLRYANFSRVTLEKCELWENRWDGANVSGASFAGSDLSGGQFEGIDWNSANFTDCDLTRSELGELDLRSTNLRGATLDVQQVALLMQRIGITVVP encoded by the coding sequence ATGTCCCCCACCGTTCACCGCAGGCTGCGCATCGGCGCGGACCAGTACACCGGCCAGAAAGTGGTCGACCAGCAGTTCCACGAATGCGATTTTTCCGGCGCCGACCTGACCGGTACCGAGTTCATCAACTGCAGCTTCTATGACGCCGACACCCGCGCGGGCTGCCGCTTCAATGGCGCCACGCTGAAGGAGGCCAGCTTCCGCAGCTGCGACATCAGCATGTGCCACTTCAGCTTCATCAAGGCGCTGGGCCTGGAAATCAGCGAGTGCCGCGCGCAGGGCGCTGATTTCAGCAACGCCAGCTTCATGAACCAGATCACCACGCGCAGCTGGTTCTGCAGTGCCTTCATCAAGAAGTCGAACCTGCGCTACGCCAATTTTTCGCGGGTGACGCTGGAAAAGTGCGAGCTGTGGGAGAACCGCTGGGACGGTGCGAATGTGAGTGGCGCCAGCTTCGCTGGCTCGGACCTGTCCGGTGGCCAGTTCGAGGGCATCGACTGGAACAGCGCCAACTTCACCGACTGCGACCTGACCCGTTCCGAGCTGGGAGAGCTGGACCTGCGCAGCACCAACCTGCGCGGCGCCACGCTGGACGTGCAGCAGGTGGCGCTGTTGATGCAGCGCATCGGCATCACGGTGGTGCCGTAG
- a CDS encoding class I SAM-dependent methyltransferase, with translation MSSFSDPQAVARYAEGPLRQVPGFVALQQMSRLLLAERVPAQGRVLVLGAGGGLELKAFAEAQPGWQLLGVDPAAPMLALAEQTLGPLMSRVELLEGYIDDAPDVRFDGASCLLTLHFLDTTQRLHTLRELHRRLHPGAPLVVAHHSVPQDAAGKLRWLQRYAAFAEASGVARADTQRAIEAIAERLPLLAPEQEVALLQEAGFDGVELFYAGFSFKGWVAYAG, from the coding sequence ATGTCTTCGTTCTCCGATCCGCAGGCGGTGGCCCGCTACGCCGAAGGTCCGCTGCGGCAGGTGCCGGGCTTTGTCGCCCTGCAGCAGATGAGCCGCCTGCTGCTGGCCGAACGGGTTCCCGCACAGGGCCGCGTGCTGGTGCTGGGTGCCGGCGGCGGGCTGGAACTGAAGGCCTTTGCCGAAGCGCAACCGGGCTGGCAGCTGCTGGGGGTAGATCCGGCCGCGCCGATGCTCGCCCTGGCCGAGCAGACACTGGGCCCGCTGATGTCGCGCGTGGAGCTGCTGGAAGGCTACATCGACGACGCTCCGGACGTGCGCTTCGACGGCGCCAGCTGCCTGTTGACCCTGCACTTCCTTGATACCACGCAGCGCCTGCACACACTGCGCGAGCTGCACAGGCGCCTGCACCCGGGTGCGCCACTGGTGGTGGCCCACCACAGCGTGCCGCAGGACGCGGCCGGCAAGCTGCGCTGGCTGCAACGCTATGCCGCGTTTGCCGAAGCCTCGGGCGTTGCCCGCGCCGACACACAACGCGCGATCGAGGCGATTGCCGAACGGCTGCCGCTGCTGGCCCCCGAGCAGGAGGTCGCCCTGCTGCAGGAGGCAGGTTTCGACGGCGTGGAGCTGTTCTACGCAGGCTTCAGCTTCAAGGGCTGGGTCGCCTACGCCGGGTGA
- a CDS encoding PLP-dependent aminotransferase family protein — MTRPLTRIESVIQAVRNRIGTRVDGAGSRLPSVRAQAAAMGVSVSTVVEAYERLAAEGLISARAGSGFYVSGPAAPLALAEMEPRLDRAVDPLWVSRQSLETPPAHLKPGCGWMPSDWLYHDGMRRGLRRLARGDAPHLVDYAGPLGLPPLRHLLQRRAAALGIDAPMEQILLTESGTHAVDLICRFLLKPGDCVLVDDPSYFNYHALLKAHQVQAVGVPYTHTGPDLEAFAQALQAHSPRLYITNSGLHNPTGAVLAASTAHRLLGLAERSELIIIEDDIFADFELQPAPRLAALDGLSRVIHVGSFSKTLSAASRCGYIAARHDWIEALTDLKLATSFGGGHLAMQLMHIALTDSGYRRHMQSVRSRLADARRNTLRKLHTLGITPWLQPEAGLFLWCQLPDGRDAAALARQCLREGIVLAPGNAFSQSQRAADYVRFNVSQCQDPRIWQVLARALR; from the coding sequence ATGACGCGCCCACTTACCCGTATCGAGTCGGTCATCCAGGCCGTCCGCAACCGCATCGGCACGCGTGTGGATGGCGCCGGTTCGCGCCTGCCCTCGGTACGCGCGCAGGCGGCGGCGATGGGCGTGTCGGTCTCCACCGTGGTCGAGGCCTACGAGCGCCTTGCCGCTGAAGGGCTGATCAGCGCGCGTGCCGGTTCCGGCTTCTATGTCAGTGGACCGGCCGCACCGCTTGCCCTGGCCGAGATGGAACCACGCCTGGACCGCGCGGTGGACCCGCTCTGGGTGTCGCGGCAATCGCTGGAAACGCCGCCCGCGCACCTCAAGCCGGGCTGCGGCTGGATGCCCAGCGACTGGCTGTACCACGACGGCATGCGCCGAGGCCTGCGTCGGCTGGCGCGCGGCGATGCTCCCCACCTGGTCGACTACGCCGGCCCGCTCGGCCTTCCACCGTTGCGCCATCTGCTGCAGCGACGTGCAGCTGCGCTGGGCATCGACGCACCGATGGAGCAGATCCTGCTGACCGAATCCGGTACGCACGCGGTCGACCTGATCTGCCGTTTCCTGCTCAAGCCCGGCGACTGCGTGCTGGTGGACGACCCGAGCTACTTCAATTACCACGCCCTGCTGAAGGCGCACCAGGTGCAGGCGGTGGGTGTGCCCTACACGCACACCGGCCCGGATCTTGAAGCATTCGCGCAGGCGTTGCAGGCACATTCGCCGCGGCTGTACATCACCAATTCCGGCCTGCACAACCCAACCGGCGCGGTGCTCGCGGCCAGCACCGCGCACCGCCTGCTGGGCCTGGCCGAACGCAGCGAACTGATCATCATCGAAGACGACATCTTCGCCGATTTCGAACTGCAGCCGGCACCGCGCCTTGCTGCGCTGGACGGGCTTTCGCGGGTGATCCACGTCGGCAGCTTCTCCAAGACGCTGTCGGCGGCATCGCGTTGTGGTTACATCGCCGCGCGCCACGACTGGATTGAAGCGCTGACCGATCTGAAGCTGGCCACCAGCTTCGGCGGCGGCCATCTGGCGATGCAGTTGATGCACATCGCGCTGACCGACAGCGGCTATCGCCGCCACATGCAATCGGTACGCTCGCGCCTGGCCGATGCGCGCCGGAACACACTGCGGAAACTGCACACGCTGGGCATCACCCCGTGGCTGCAGCCGGAAGCCGGCCTGTTCCTCTGGTGCCAGCTCCCCGATGGCCGCGACGCCGCTGCGCTGGCACGGCAATGCCTGCGCGAAGGCATCGTGCTGGCTCCGGGCAATGCCTTCAGCCAATCGCAGCGCGCGGCCGACTATGTGCGCTTCAACGTCTCGCAATGCCAGGACCCACGGATCTGGCAGGTGCTGGCACGCGCGCTGCGTTGA